The proteins below are encoded in one region of Penicillium psychrofluorescens genome assembly, chromosome: 4:
- a CDS encoding uncharacterized protein (ID:PFLUO_006456-T1.cds;~source:funannotate), with translation MATHLAAVSPAKGRRFELRRRPTPKPGPDELLIAVKSVALNPADAYMRDQGLFIPFHPTVIGFDMSGLVLEVGDNVPTGATDNDLAPSFRPGITRVAAYAASIWKSCDPDYGAFQERCLVPWQHAVPLPNEGMSWNHAATLPVAVEVPLSTWDAIGIPRIGEATASTPVSVGSTNMEKREALLIWGASSSVGTMGVQTARLLREDPTSSFAAVYATAGSANKSYVGSLGADRVFDYKDSRVVDAIVSAAKEDGLVIRHCFLATGQLAPCQAVLKAFLDEDQEGKKAKTAKIGSAPVVPPDAEVVNGVETTFVMPSSVGRERLEQFRYWIGTWLRKNLAKGTIKPSPEPSVVGKGLGAINAGLDKLLQGVSCTKLIVEIAE, from the coding sequence ATGGCCACCCAcctcgccgccgtctccCCGGCCAAAGGCCGACGCTTTGAGCTTCGAAGGCGTCCCACCCCAAAGCCAGGACCAGACGAGCTCCTGATCGCTGTCAAGTCCGTAGCCCTCAACCCAGCAGACGCCTACATGCGTGACCAAGGCCTCTTCATACCCTTTCACCCCACAGTCATTGGCTTCGATATGTCGGGGTTAGTCCTCGAGGTCGGTGACAACGTCCCCACCGGTGCTACCGACAATGATCTGGCCCCCTCCTTCCGGCCAGGTATCACTCGCGTCGCCGCCTACGCCGCCTCTATCTGGAAGTCTTGCGATCCAGACTACGGTGCATTTCAGGAGCGGTGCCTCGTCCCCTGGCAGCATGCTGTGCCTCTTCCGAACGAGGGTATGTCTTGGAACCACGCGGCAACCTtgcccgtcgccgtcgaggtACCTCTGAGCACGTGGGATGCCATAGGGATCCCCCGGATAGGAGAAGCCACTGCTTCTACTCCAGTCTCTGTGGGCTCTACAAATatggaaaaaagagaagCTCTTCTAATCTGGGGTGCATCCTCTAGCGTTGGCACCATGGGCGTACAAACAGCCCGGCTGCTACGGGAAGATCCAACCTCTTCTTTCGCAGCTGTATACGCCACGGCCGGATCGGCGAATAAGAGCTATGTAGGTTCACTGGGCGCGGACCGCGTGTTCGACTACAAAGACTCACGAGTTGTGGATGCTATCGTTTCGGCGGCTAAGGAGGACGGGTTAGTGATCCGGCATTGTTTTCTTGCTACGGGGCAGCTGGCGCCATGTCAGGCTGTGCTGAAGGCATTCCTCgacgaagatcaagaagggaagaaggcgaagacggcgaagaTTGGGTCGGCACCTGTAGTTCCTCCAGATGCGGAGGTCGTGAACGGAGTGGAGACGACCTTTGTGATGCCGTCCTCGGTGGGAAGAGAGAGGCTGGAGCAGTTCCGATATTGGATTGGGACATGGCTGAGGAAGAACCTGGCCAAGGGGACCATCAAGCCGAGTCCGGAGCCGAGCGTCGTGGGAAAGGGTTTGGGGGCTATCAATGCTGGGTTGGACAAACTGCTTCAGGGGGTGAGTTGTACGAAGTTGATCGTTGAGATTGCAGAGTGA
- a CDS encoding uncharacterized protein (ID:PFLUO_006457-T1.cds;~source:funannotate), which translates to MIPSSPSFLSSFDPALHLHSQDDIAPHPPSESFADDLEALNLQRLEHKRDVIQHRAWDLADVFRSDDDLIPDTPTKLSASTSTSTSTPRQIHNRRSCLQSSPPVASMPFISSPGALAPTRAAGIETQKRKASDVDDVEDGAQSTEQQKRPRILGGFLADDDDDDEDDDDIPPGLGDEQLKSQFELQEYVLDSGPAPIIAEPPETTDESTPTHTPTPSLLDPLPARKTGAPQKFQIKTCAGKTHSVSARKTHAPVSYERIIASRSETAPGRAKTAYYGIEIHKLLDDAAKTTKKPSEKAPPAPVQQSIENPKQSKKDHAMWTEKYRARKFTDLIGDERTHRAVLRWLKGWDPIVFPGLAKAQARAKKHTQGDEEEERIHRKVLLLSGPPGLGKTTLAHVCAKQAGYEVLEINASDDRSKDVVKGRIRDALGTENVKGMNVEVGEKKIRRAGKPVCVVVDEVDGVVGGSGSGGEGGFMKALIDLVLLDQRNTARSVEQNGKSSKKRKGDTFRFLRPLILICNDLYHTSLRPLRASSVAEMIHVRNAPLENVVQRVKNIFTREGIPCDSDGARRLCEASWGLAARRQRGSKSTGSAEGDIRSVLVAAEWVAHKLRNELATPKLTRGWLEQRVLSASTEGSSFFKGLSRGGVREIVNRVFTEGAGFSDDPVGTTSFQDRYDGPNSRTPVGVADLRKRHAINRLREMVEASGDHDRCVSECFAAYPIQEYQDDTFLSKPNAAYDWLHFHDSISSKVYSSHEWELGPYLSQSVIAFHHLFASAAGKTEATGQTPDEDDAEEDHPFAGPKADYAAFEAQKLNRQILTGFHSSFSAPLLRMFRSPENVITDLVPHVMRMLSPDVKPVIVRGGGDQRSVASVRKESERALVQSAVRVMAALGVNFEKVRVEHDGGSHGGWAFRMEPPIDSLVSFSKTKGSSMASTAPVRYAVRQVLDQEYRKETMRKQSDHLSMNKAGAVSGGMKQVPGTSEAAQKAMKEAAVKRDFFGRALLEPASETGDSNANSAVDESSKAGRKVWVTFHEGFSNAVRKPISLAELLAGL; encoded by the exons ATGATTCCCTCGTCACCCTCGTTTCTCTCATCGTTCGATCCGGCACTGCATCTACACTCCCAGGACGATATCGCACCACATCCACCCTCCGAGTCCTTCGCCGACGACCTGGAGGCCCTGAACCTGCAGCGCCTGGAGCACAAGCGCGACGTAATCCAGCACCGAGCGTGGGACCTGGCCGATGTGTTCCGCAGTGACGACGATCTAATACCTG ATACCCCGACGAAGCTGTCCGCGTCCACATCCACGTCCACGTCTACGCCGAGACAGATTCATAATAGAAGATCGTGTCTGCAGTCGTCCCCTCCTGTTGCGAGCATGCCGTTTATTTCTTCACCTGGTGCGCTGGCGCCCACTCGCGCGGCCGGTATCGAGAcgcagaagaggaaagcgtctgatgttgatgatgtggaAGACGGTGCACAGTCAACGGAGCAGCAGAAACGGCCGCGTATCCTGGGAGGGTTTTTggctgacgatgatgatgacgacgaggatgacgatgataTTCCTCCTGGGTTGGGGgatgagcagctcaagaGCCAGTTTGAGCTGCAGGAGTATGTGCTCGACTCGGGGCCTGCACCTATCATAGCGGAACCACCAGAGACGACGGATGAGTCCACACCCACGCATACACCCACACCATCGCTCTTGGATCCGCTGCCTGCAAGGAAAACGGGGGCACCGCAGAAGTTTCAGATCAAAACATGTGCTGGCAAAACGCACAGCGTGTCCGCGCGAAAGACCCATGCCCCGGTTTCCTATGAGCGGATTATTGCCAGTCGATCCGAAACAGCTCCGGGGCGAGCTAAGACAGCCTACTACGGCATTGAAATTCATAAATTGCTGGATGACGCGGCGAAAACCACGAAGAAGCCATCAGAGAAGGCTCCCCCAGCGCCAGTCCAGCAGTCCATCGAAAATCCCAAGCAAAGCAAGAAGGACCATGCCATGTGGACGGAAAAGTACCGCGCGCGCAAGTTCACCGACCTGATAGGCGATGAGCGGACTCATCGAGCCGTTTTGCGTTGGCTGAAGGGGTGGGACCCCATTGTCTTCCCCGGTCTGGCCAAGGCTCAGGCTCGCGCGAAGAAACACACTCAaggagacgaagaagaggagcGCATACACCGGAAAGTTCTGTTGTTGAGTGGACCTCCGGGGTTGGGCAAGACGACCCTGGCACATGTATGCGCTAAACAGGCTGGCTACGAAGTGCTCGAAATCAATGCCAGCGATGACCGCAGCAAGGACGTGGTCAAGGGCCGGATTCGTGATGCACTGGGTACGGAGAACGTCAAGGGCATGAACGTCGAAgtgggcgagaagaagatccgcCGCGCCGGGAAACCCGTCTGTGttgtggtggacgaggtTGATGGTGTTGTAGGTGGATCTGGCAGTGGCGGCGAGGGTGGTTTCATGAAGGCCTTGATCGATCTTGTTCTGCTCGACCAACGCAACACGGCGCGTTCCGTAGAACAAAATGGGAAAAGTagcaagaagcgcaagggGGACACCTTCCGCTTTCTGCGGCCGCTGATTTTGATCTGCAATGATCTCTACCACACTAGCCTTCGACCTCTGCGGGCTTCCTCTGTCGCGGAGATGATCCATGTCCGCAACGCACCGCTGGAGAACGTTGTTCAGCGAGTGAAGAACATCTTCACCAGAGAAGGAATCCCCTGTGACAGTGACGGCGCTCGAAGACTTTGTGAGGCATCTTGGGGTCTGGCAGCCAGGAGACAGCGCGGCTCGAAGAGCACCGGCTCGGCCGAGGGTGATATTCGCAGCGTACTCGTTGCTGCCGAATGGGTGGCACATAAACTCCGCAACGAATTAGCAACCCCGAAATTGACCCGAGGCTGGCTGGAGCAACGAGTGCTCAGTGCCTCGACCGAAGGCAGCTCGTTCTTCAAGGGACTGAGTCGCGGTGGCGTCCGCGAGATTGTCAACCGGGTATTCACCGAAGGAGCCGGCTTCTCCGATGACCCCGTGGGCACGACTTCATTCCAGGACCGATACGACGGGCCCAACTCCCGGACTCCGGTCGGGGTGGCGGATTTGCGCAAACGACACGCTATCAACCGCCTGCGGGAGATGGTGGAAGCCAGCGGCGACCATGACCGATGTGTGTCGGAGTGTTTTGCTGCATATCCCATTCAGGAGTACCAGGACGATACCTTCCTCTCCAAACCAAATGCCGCTTACGATTGGCTGCATTTCCACGACTCGATTTCCTCAAAGGTCTACTCATCTCACGAATGGGAGCTCGGTCCGTATCTGAGCCAGTCGGTCATTGCATTTCACCACCTCTTTGCATCCGCCGCTGGGAAGACCGAAGCGACAGGTCAAACCCCGGACGAAGATGACGCTGAAGAGGACCACCCTTTCGCCGGGCCAAAGGCAGACTATGCTGCGTTCGAAGCGCAAAAGCTGAACCGCCAGATCTTAACCGGGTTccattcttccttctccgcgCCGTTGTTGCGCATGTTCCGTTCACCGGAGAACGTGATCACGGACTTGGTTCCACATGTTATGCGCATGCTCTCTCCCGACGTCAAACCGGTGATTGTTCGTGGTGGCGGCGATCAGCGTAGCGTGGCCAGCGTCCGGAAGGAAAGTGAACGCGCGCTGGTGCAGTCTGCCGTGCGCGTCATGGCCGCGCTGGGAGTAAATTTTGAGAAAGTGCGAGTCGAGCATGACGGCGGGAGTCACGGTGGATGGGCCTTCAGAATGGAGCC ACCAATCGACTCTCTCGTCTCCTTTTCCAAAACCAAAGGCAGctccatggcatccacaGCCCCCGTCCGCTACGCCGTCCGCCAAGTCCTGGACCAGGAGTATCGCAAGGAAACAATGCGCAAACAGTCCGACCACTTGAGCATGAATAAAGCGGGCGCCGTATCCGGGGGCATGAAACAAGTCCCTGGAACGAGCGAAGCCGCACAGAAAGCCATGAAGGAAGCCGCTGTTAAGCGCGATTTCTTTGGAAGGGCCCTTCTGGAGCCGGCTTCGGAGACGGGCGACTCGAATGCGAACTCCGCAGTGGACGAATCGTCCAAGGCTGGTAGGAAGGTCTGGGTTACGTTTCACGAGGGCTTCTCGAATGCCGTCAGGAAGCCTATTTCGTTAGCGGAGCTGTTGGCTGGTCTGTGA
- a CDS encoding uncharacterized protein (ID:PFLUO_006458-T1.cds;~source:funannotate), whose product MIPIARHSVLRAARPQLYPTRALRAPASSALARLLSTLAVLEQRDGKLQNSSLSAIVAAQKLGGSVTAFLAGSGVKGTSAAEAAKIKGLEKVVAVENDAYEKGLPENYAPLLVENIKKGEYTHIVAGHSAFGKSLLPRVAALLDVQQISDITGIESEDTFVRPIYAGNAILTVQSSDNIKVLTVRGTAFQGVETEGGSAEIVEGADPNVPAQTEWVSEELSKSERPDLGTATRVVSGGRGLKSKEEFDRIMLPLADSLGAAIGASRAAVDSGFADNSLQVGQTGKNVAPQLYLCAGISGAIQHLAGMKDSKVIAAINKDPDAPIFNVADVGLVGDLFEKVPELTEKLKNA is encoded by the exons ATGATTCCTATTGCCAGACACTCCGTCCTGCGGGCAGCCCGCCCTCAACTCTATCCCACCCGCGCCCTGCGAGCGCCCGCTTCCTCGGCGCTGGCCCGGCTTCTCTCGACCCTCGCCGTCCTTGAGCAGCGCGATGGCAAGCTGCAGAACTCGTCCCTATCCGCAATTGTGGCCGCACAGAAGCTGGGTGGTTCGGTAACGGCTTTCCTGGCTGGTAGTGGTGTGAAGGGCACTTCGGCTGCGGAGGCGGCGAAGATCAAGGgtctggagaaggtggtggcggtggagaatgATGCTTATGAGAAA GGCCTCCCAGAGAACTACGCTCCTCTGTTGGTCGAGAATATCAAGAAGGGCGAATACACGCACATCGTTGCGGGCCACTCGGCCTTCGGCAAGAGTCTCCTGCCACGGGTGGCTGCTCTGTTGGATGTGCAGCAGATCTCAGACATTACCGGGATTGAGAGCGAGGACA CCTTCGTCCGCCCCATCTACGCCGGCAACGCCATCCTCACCGTGCAATCCAGCGACAACATCAAAGTGCTCACCGTGCGTGGCACCGCCTTCCAAGGCGTCGAGACGGAGGGCGGCTCCgccgagatcgtcgaggGCGCTGATCCCAACGTCCCCGCGCAGACGGAGTGGGTGTCCGAGGAGCTGTCCAAGTCCGAGCGGCCCGACCTGGGGACCGCCACCCGCGTTGTCTCGGGCGGTCGTGGCCtcaagtccaaggaggaGTTCGATCGCATCATGCTTCCGCTGGCGGACTCGCTCGGCGCTGCGATTGGTGCCTCGCGCGCTGCGGTGGACAGTGGCTTCGCTGATAACAGTCTCCAGGTCGGCCAGACCGGTAAGAACGTGGCTCCGCAGCTTTATCTGTGTGCGGGTATCTCGGGTGCCATTCAGCACTTGGCCGGTATGAAGGATAGCAAGGTGATTGCCGCGATCAACAAGGATCCCGATGCGCCGATTTTCAATGTCGCGGATGTCGGGCTGGTGGGGGATTTGTTTGAGAAGGTGCCTGAGCTGAcggagaagctgaagaacgCATAA